A DNA window from Pungitius pungitius chromosome 1, fPunPun2.1, whole genome shotgun sequence contains the following coding sequences:
- the icmt gene encoding protein-S-isoprenylcysteine O-methyltransferase, protein MAGSKLVLEGRVSIKTFILGLSVIVIPLIRTWFGHFDWVFDYLTETSGKIVICIQVAVINGLLLIVYKGPLYKVAVRACFLGVTFGCGLIISFSETTWTHFGWYMCSLSFFHYSEYLVTAVINPRSLSLDSFLLNHSTEYTLAAVSSWVEFTIEKLTVPELKQLNWLCVVGLLLVMFGDCLRKAAMLTAGSNFNHIVQNEKAQSHVLVTSGVYSYFRHPSYVGWFYWSTGTQIMLCNPVCILGYTLASWRFFRERIEEEELSLIHFFAEDYVEYKKKVPTGLPFISGIRVN, encoded by the exons ATGGCAGGCAGTAAATTGGTGCTAGAAGGAAGAGTCAGtataaagacatttattttaggGCTCAGCGTGATTGTAATCCCATTAATCAGAACGTGGTTTGGACATTTCGACTGGGTCTTTGATTATCTGACGGAAACTTCTGGGAAAATAGTGATTTGTATCCAGGTTGCGGTTATTAACGGCCTATTGCTAATCGTGTACAAGGGACCGCTGTACAAG GTGGCTGTGAGGGCCTGCTTTCTGGGAGTGACTTTTGGCTGTGGCTTGATTATAAGCTTCTCTGAAACTACTTGGACTCATTTTGGCTG gtacATGTGCTCCCTGTCCTTCTTCCATTACTCTGAGTACCTGGTGACGGCCGTCATCAACCCTCGCAGCCTGTCGCTGGACTCCTTCCTGCTCAACCACAGCACCGAGTACACGCTGGCGGCGGTCTCCTCATGGGTGGAGTTCACTATAGAGAAGCTGACTGTTCCAG agCTCAAGCAGCTGAACTGGCTGTGCGTCGTGGGCCTGCTCCTGGTGATGTTCGGCGATTGCTTGCGTAAGGCGGCCATGTTGACGGCCGGCTCCAACTTCAACCACATTGTGCAGAATGAGAAGGCCCAGAGCCACGTGCTGGTCACCAGTGGGGTGTACTCCTATTTCAGACACCCCTCCTATGTGGGCTGGTTCTACTGGAGCACAGGGACACAG ATCATGCTGTGTAACCCTGTGTGCATATTGGGCTACACGTTAGCCAGCTGGCGGTTCTTCCGGGAGCGGATTGAGGAGGAGGAACTCTCCCTCATCCATTTCTTTGCAGAGGACTATGTGGAATACAAGAAGAAGGTTCCCACCGGACTGCCTTTCATCTCAGGCATCCGCGTCAACTAG
- the LOC119222322 gene encoding large ribosomal subunit protein eL22 isoform X1: MAPIKKQYTGKGGKKKKQVLKFTLDCTHPVEDGIMDAANFEQFLQERIKVNGKAGNLGNGVVSIERSKSKITVSSEVPFSKRYLKYLTKKYLKKNNLRDWLRVVANTKESYELRYFQINQDEEEEEDED, from the exons ATGGCACCCATT AAGAAGCAGTACACCGGTAAAggtggaaagaagaagaagcaggtcCTGAAATTCACATTGGACTGCACCCATCCCGTCGAAGATGGCATCATGGACGCTGCCAACTTC GAGCAGTTCCTTCAGGAGCGCATCAAGGTAAACGGAAAAGCAGGCAACCTGGGGAACGGTGTGGTCTCCATCGAGAGGAGCAAGAGCAAGATCACAGTGTCCTCTGAGGTGCCCTTCTCCAAAAG ATACCTGAAGTACCTGACCAAGAAGTACCTGAAGAAGAACAACCTCCGTGACTGGCTGCGTGTCGTGGCCAACACCAAGGAGAGCTACGAGCTGCGCTACTTCCAGATCAaccaggatgaggaggaggaggaggatgaagattaA
- the LOC119222322 gene encoding large ribosomal subunit protein eL22 isoform X2: MVQKKQYTGKGGKKKKQVLKFTLDCTHPVEDGIMDAANFEQFLQERIKVNGKAGNLGNGVVSIERSKSKITVSSEVPFSKRYLKYLTKKYLKKNNLRDWLRVVANTKESYELRYFQINQDEEEEEDED; the protein is encoded by the exons atggtCCAG AAGAAGCAGTACACCGGTAAAggtggaaagaagaagaagcaggtcCTGAAATTCACATTGGACTGCACCCATCCCGTCGAAGATGGCATCATGGACGCTGCCAACTTC GAGCAGTTCCTTCAGGAGCGCATCAAGGTAAACGGAAAAGCAGGCAACCTGGGGAACGGTGTGGTCTCCATCGAGAGGAGCAAGAGCAAGATCACAGTGTCCTCTGAGGTGCCCTTCTCCAAAAG ATACCTGAAGTACCTGACCAAGAAGTACCTGAAGAAGAACAACCTCCGTGACTGGCTGCGTGTCGTGGCCAACACCAAGGAGAGCTACGAGCTGCGCTACTTCCAGATCAaccaggatgaggaggaggaggaggatgaagattaA